A window of Bacteroidales bacterium contains these coding sequences:
- a CDS encoding insulinase family protein, whose protein sequence is MPIINRKKAPAVKLVEFLKSIEPRYIQLSNGLLVYLIDEGIQEVLRIELVFKAGNFYQKQKQVAKATNTLLASGTSKHSAEVISEHFDFYGAYLETSNNKDNAHLGLYTLNKHLDNTLPLLAELIMDPVFPEHELDLFRSTRKQHLEVNQQKVKYLARVHFHEQVFGSNHPYGMRLQAQHLDDLKRESLIEHHRNHYRAEECFVVVSGKIPAGFDQLLDKYLGNFKSNGNQTPNGIVIPVSPSDDKSQFVQKKDALQAAIRIGKPTINRLHPDYPALFIVNTILGGYFGSRLMINIREDKGYTYGIGSALVSLKHSGLFVITSEVGSDVLKAATDEIFKEVRTLCDEKVSPKELSLVKNYLMGSLMRSMDGPFAIAERLRSALEFGQTMDYYKDYAATIQNITPERIQALANEYLQPDTFYQTVAGNKGN, encoded by the coding sequence ATGCCAATAATAAACCGAAAAAAGGCGCCGGCTGTGAAGTTGGTGGAATTCCTCAAAAGCATTGAACCCCGTTATATTCAGCTAAGCAATGGCTTACTGGTGTATCTGATTGACGAAGGCATACAGGAAGTGCTGCGCATTGAATTGGTTTTCAAGGCCGGGAATTTTTACCAAAAACAAAAACAGGTAGCCAAAGCCACTAATACCTTGCTGGCTTCCGGCACTTCAAAGCATTCAGCCGAAGTTATCTCCGAGCATTTTGATTTTTATGGCGCCTATCTTGAAACCAGCAACAACAAAGACAATGCCCACCTGGGTTTATACACTCTTAACAAGCACCTCGATAACACCTTGCCGCTGTTGGCTGAGCTGATTATGGATCCGGTTTTTCCTGAACACGAACTTGATTTGTTTCGTTCAACCCGCAAACAACATCTGGAGGTGAACCAACAGAAAGTGAAATACCTGGCAAGGGTGCATTTCCATGAACAGGTTTTCGGTTCGAACCATCCTTACGGGATGCGACTGCAAGCCCAGCATCTGGATGATTTAAAGAGAGAAAGCCTTATTGAGCACCACCGCAATCATTACAGGGCCGAGGAGTGTTTCGTTGTTGTAAGCGGGAAAATTCCAGCAGGATTTGATCAATTACTAGATAAATATCTCGGTAATTTTAAGAGTAATGGCAATCAAACCCCAAATGGAATTGTGATTCCTGTTTCGCCATCTGATGATAAATCGCAATTCGTACAGAAAAAAGATGCGCTACAGGCAGCTATCCGCATCGGCAAGCCCACCATTAACCGCCTTCATCCCGATTACCCGGCGCTTTTTATTGTGAACACAATATTGGGTGGATATTTTGGTTCGAGGCTGATGATCAATATCAGAGAAGACAAAGGCTATACCTACGGCATTGGTTCTGCCCTGGTTTCGTTGAAGCATAGCGGGTTATTTGTAATTACCAGCGAAGTAGGAAGTGATGTGCTTAAAGCCGCCACCGACGAAATTTTTAAGGAGGTTCGTACTCTTTGCGATGAAAAGGTAAGCCCCAAAGAATTATCGCTCGTAAAAAACTATCTCATGGGTTCGCTGATGCGCAGCATGGACGGGCCATTTGCCATTGCTGAACGCCTGCGATCGGCACTGGAGTTTGGGCAAACGATGGATTATTACAAAGATTACGCTGCCACCATCCAAAACATCACCCCTGAACGTATTCAGGCGCTGGCCAACGAATATCTGCAACCTGATACTTTTTATCAAACAGTTGCAGGCAATAAAGGAAATTAG
- a CDS encoding insulinase family protein: MISFDRFQLDNGLKVLVHHDATTQMVAMNILYNVGARDEIPEKTGFAHLFEHLMFGGSANIPRYDEPLERVGGENNAFTSNDVTSYYITIPKTNLETAFWLESDRMLNLAFSKKSLEVQRNVVMEEFRQTHLNQPFGDAWLLLRPLAYTVHPYRWSTIGADINHIAQATMEDVKDFYHRFYNPCNAILTVAGPVETAEIRELCEKWFAEIPAGLPNNRRLPLEPVQTEARNLHVERDLPCNAIYKTWHIPHRLSPMYYTADLTSDVLSAGESSRLYVELVKKQQLFSDINAYITGSLDPGLFVISGKIMNGTDPVAAENAISKIIVELQEQPLNERELQKVKNRIESMLVFAELKVLEKALNLSMYELLGDAGLINNEIDKYNAVDAAAIMRFAQEMLVENNCSTLFYHMKS; the protein is encoded by the coding sequence ATGATATCATTCGACCGTTTTCAACTTGATAATGGCCTTAAAGTTCTTGTGCATCATGATGCCACCACTCAAATGGTGGCAATGAATATACTTTACAATGTTGGCGCAAGGGATGAGATACCTGAAAAGACAGGTTTTGCTCACCTTTTCGAACACCTGATGTTTGGTGGTTCGGCAAACATACCGCGCTACGATGAACCACTGGAAAGAGTGGGTGGCGAGAATAATGCATTCACTTCCAACGACGTCACCAGTTATTATATCACCATTCCGAAAACCAACCTTGAAACTGCTTTCTGGCTGGAATCAGATCGTATGCTCAACCTCGCTTTCTCAAAAAAGAGCCTGGAAGTACAGCGCAATGTTGTGATGGAAGAATTCAGGCAAACACATTTGAACCAACCTTTCGGTGATGCATGGCTGTTGCTTCGGCCACTGGCTTATACAGTGCACCCTTACCGCTGGTCAACAATTGGTGCGGATATCAATCATATTGCGCAGGCTACTATGGAAGATGTGAAAGATTTTTACCATCGCTTCTATAATCCCTGCAATGCCATTCTCACTGTGGCCGGTCCGGTTGAAACTGCTGAGATCAGGGAACTTTGCGAAAAATGGTTTGCAGAAATCCCTGCTGGGCTGCCCAACAATCGTCGGTTGCCGTTAGAACCGGTTCAGACTGAAGCCCGCAACCTGCACGTTGAGCGTGACTTACCCTGCAATGCCATATACAAAACCTGGCATATTCCTCACCGCTTGTCACCCATGTATTATACTGCTGATCTTACTTCCGATGTTTTATCAGCCGGTGAATCCTCGCGACTTTACGTTGAGCTTGTTAAAAAACAACAACTCTTCAGCGATATAAATGCTTACATAACCGGCAGCCTCGATCCGGGCTTGTTTGTAATTTCAGGAAAGATCATGAATGGAACCGATCCAGTTGCCGCTGAAAATGCAATCAGCAAAATTATTGTAGAATTGCAGGAACAACCCTTGAATGAACGTGAATTGCAAAAAGTTAAGAACCGAATTGAATCCATGCTTGTATTCGCGGAATTGAAAGTGCTTGAAAAAGCACTCAATCTTTCGATGTATGAATTGCTGGGCGATGCCGGACTTATAAACAATGAAATTGATAAATACAACGCGGTGGATGCAGCGGCAATTATGCGGTTCGCACAGGAAATGCTTGTTGAAAATAACTGCTCTACCTTGTTTTACCACATGAAAAGTTGA
- a CDS encoding CPBP family intramembrane metalloprotease, which translates to MKPKTTLHASIIILTFLVALYGKSLLQNFIELQFSSYAIRIIYSYSWWVIPVVIVTAALYGFRNVLKNLGLQKGFLMGLAFSIIVVLPMFLGSAIIGKFVADMNLLQVFHKTFLAGFMEELLFRGFLFGLLFRKLKWGFIPASLPGAIIFGMSHLYQGSGITETLGIFTVTFIGALWFAWLYIEWDDNLWVPIWMHILMNLSWTIFDVSSNALGGFEANIFRIITIALSVLITIAYCRRRKLFRINKSNLLINPH; encoded by the coding sequence ATGAAACCCAAGACTACACTTCATGCTTCGATCATAATTCTGACTTTTCTCGTTGCTTTGTATGGCAAAAGTTTGCTTCAGAATTTTATTGAACTTCAATTTTCTTCCTACGCCATACGCATTATTTATTCCTATTCCTGGTGGGTGATTCCTGTTGTGATTGTAACTGCGGCGCTGTATGGTTTTCGGAATGTATTAAAGAACCTGGGCTTGCAAAAAGGCTTTCTCATGGGTCTCGCCTTCTCAATCATCGTGGTACTGCCAATGTTTTTGGGTTCAGCCATCATCGGGAAATTTGTAGCGGATATGAACCTGCTGCAAGTATTTCATAAAACTTTTCTTGCCGGTTTCATGGAAGAACTGCTTTTCAGAGGTTTTCTTTTCGGCTTGCTTTTCAGGAAATTGAAATGGGGTTTTATTCCGGCGTCGCTTCCGGGGGCGATCATCTTTGGAATGTCGCATCTTTACCAGGGTTCCGGCATCACTGAAACCCTTGGGATTTTCACTGTCACCTTTATCGGGGCTCTCTGGTTTGCCTGGTTATACATTGAATGGGATGATAATCTATGGGTTCCCATCTGGATGCATATCTTGATGAATCTTTCCTGGACAATTTTCGATGTAAGTAGCAATGCACTGGGCGGGTTTGAAGCCAATATTTTCAGGATTATAACTATTGCTCTCTCGGTTCTGATTACAATTGCGTATTGCAGACGAAGAAAGCTTTTCAGGATCAATAAAAGCAATTTGCTTATTAACCCCCACTGA